A genomic stretch from Erigeron canadensis isolate Cc75 chromosome 9, C_canadensis_v1, whole genome shotgun sequence includes:
- the LOC122581628 gene encoding F-box/kelch-repeat protein At3g24760: MEQIQQEEEKSNTDNFFNFISIDLTQLILSHLPIRSIIRCSSVCKLWRSITTSPSFSTAAQPAPWFFLYGRNNIFFKNNQAFAFDPDSNEWIKLGPNHFPLSISQESSLIGSGGFLFNTSAKNFSFSPILKPFWRETTPLRYSRLNPLVGVINNNKNNNRFQQNLSLSLPAVIVVGGVRFIGGLVDIEDNLAVEIYNPDLNSWDLCPPLPANFRSGNSSQSLSSVLYNSRFYVFGIHSCFISSFDLKNRVWSQVQTLRPPGVIISFLLSCQNELMLAGLCNDPLGPSFNLWRVNDLTMEFSEVSVMPHDLLNVLFDSNEDDKFASLKCVGFGDFVFVFNEENRRNYPACVCEIRPNLDECRWRKVPALPEPVNRFHKVTGFCSPISLHRILHRDIA; this comes from the coding sequence atggAACAAAtacaacaagaagaagaaaaatcaaacaccgacaatttttttaatttcataagCATAGATTTAACACAACTCATATTATCCCATCTCCCAATCCGTTCAATAATTCGTTGCTCATCCGTTTGCAAACTTTGGCGTTCAATTACTACTTCCCCATCATTCTCAACCGCGGCCCAGCCCGCGCCTTGGTTTTTCCTTTACGGACGAaacaacatattttttaaaaacaaccaAGCCTTCGCGTTTGATCCAGACTCAAACGAATGGATCAAACTCGGGCCCAACCATTTTCCTCTCTCCATTTCCCAAGAGTCTTCCTTAATCGGGTCGGGCGGGTTCTTATTTAACACCTCCGCCAAGAACTTTAGCTTTTCCCCAATTTTAAAACCATTTTGGCGGGAAACCACCCCTTTGAGATATTCTCGGTTAAACCCTTTAGTAGgcgttattaataataataaaaataataatcggTTCCAACAGAATTTGAGTTTGAGTTTGCCGGCAGTTATCGTTGTGGGCGGGGTTCGGTTTATTGGTGGGTTAGTTGATATTGAAGATAATTTAGCCGTTGAAATATATAACCCTGATTTAAATTCGTGGGATCTTTGTCCTCCTTTGCCCGCGAATTTTAGATCAGGGAATTCTTCGCAGTCCCTATCGTCGGTCTTATACAATTCAAGGTTTTATGTATTTGGTATACATTCATGTTTCATTTCGtcttttgatttgaaaaatcGTGTTTGGAGTCAAGTACAGACACTCAGACCACCGGGTGTGATCATATCATTTTTACTATCTTGTCAAAATGAGCTAATGCTAGCCGGGTTATGTAACGATCCACTTGGACCGTCGTTTAATCTATGGAGAGTTAATGATTTGACAATGGAGTTTAGTGAAGTTTCGGTTATGCCTCATGATTTGCTTAATGTTTTGTTTGATAGCAATGAAGATGATAAGTTTGCTAGTTTAAAATGTGTTGGATTTGGGgattttgtgtttgtgtttaatGAGGAAAATCGTCGGAATTACCCTGCTTGTGTATGCGAAATTAGGCCTAATTTAGATGAGTGTAGATGGAGGAAGGTTCCTGCTTTGCCTGAGCCCGTTAATAGGTTTCATAAAGTCACCGGATTCTGTTCACCTATTTCGCTTCATAGGATCCTTCATCGCGACATTGCATAA
- the LOC122582768 gene encoding uncharacterized protein LOC122582768, whose amino-acid sequence MASRKRKIPDDADKSALHKEWDEISCPICMDHPHNAVLILCSSHEKGCRSFICDTSYRHSNCLDRFKKLVSGSNDATIDSPRLIPVNDNSVEANGAHESIALDAIEHVELPRGPRVFENNDDNDNNNNNASRSSSKYNLKCPLCRGSVTGWKVVEEARQYLNLKFRSCSRESCSFSGNYRELRQHARRVHPTTRPTDVDPTRERAWRILEHEREHGDIVSAIRSAMPGAVVFGDYAVENEDDRPGEGGNNGHLLTAYFLFQMIASMEPPSADQRGGGRTRVPTRHRHRHRRYVWGESLMGLQYEDYHDSDDDPLGLDVATDDDEDLHPFVRRRRRRLTRYRSDEDRS is encoded by the coding sequence ATGGCAAGTAGAAAAAGGAAAATCCCTGATGATGCAGACAAGAGTGCCCTCCACAAGGAATGGGATGAAATTTCATGCCCTATATGCATGGACCATCCACACAATGCTGTTCTTATCCTATGCAGTTCGCATGAAAAAGGCTGTAGATCTTTCATTTGTGACACTAGTTATCGACACTCAAATTGCCTTGACCGATTCAAAAAACTCGTGTCTGGAAGCAACGATGCCACCATAGATTCTCCTAGGCTGATACCTGTAAACGATAATTCAGTAGAAGCTAACGGAGCTCATGAATCAATCGCATTGGATGCAATTGAACATGTTGAATTGCCCAGAGGACCTCgtgtttttgaaaataatgatgataatgataataataataataatgcctCAAGGTCGAGTTCTAAGTATAACCTGAAATGCCCGTTGTGTCGGGGAAGTGTGACCGGGTGGAAGGTGGTGGAGGAAGCTAGGCAGTATCTAAATTTGAAATTCAGAAGTTGCTCCCGCGAATCGTGTTCATTTTCTGGGAACTACAGAGAGCTGCGGCAGCATGCTAGGCGAGTCCACCCGACAACCCGGCCCACTGATGTTGACCCGACCCGTGAAAGAGCGTGGAGGATTCTCGAGCATGAGAGAGAACACGGTGATATAGTTAGTGCTATTAGGTCAGCCATGCCTGGTGCGGTTGTGTTTGGAGACTATGCTGTTGAAAATGAAGATGATAGGCCTGGTGAAGGAGGGAATAATGGACACTTGTTGACTGCTTATTTCTTGTTTCAGATGATTGCGTCGATGGAACCACCTTCTGCCGACCAGCGAGGTGGTGGTAGAACAAGGGTTCCGACACGACACCGACACCGCCATCGGCGGTATGTGTGGGGAGAGAGTTTAATGGGCTTACAATATGAAGACTATCatgatagtgatgatgatcCACTTGGGTTGGATGTTGcaactgatgatgatgaagatcttCATCCTTTTGTGAGGAGGCGGAGGCGCAGGTTGACTCGATACAGATCAGATGAAGATCGATCATGA
- the LOC122581069 gene encoding thioredoxin-like protein 4B, with product MSYLLETLTKKQDIDTIIRDTIDKLLVLRFGRSSDPVCLQLDDILSKSEKDVSKFARIALVDVDCEQVEVYLKYFDITFIPSTLFFFNAHHMKMDSGSPDHTKWVGAFHRKQDFIDVVEEIFRGAMKGKLIVNCPLPPERIPKFQLLYKDV from the exons ATGAGTTACCTGCTAgaaacattaacaaaaaaacaagaCATCGATACCATAATCAGAGACACCATCGACAAGCTTCTTGTCCTTCGCTTCGGCAGATCTTCTGATCCCGTTTGCCTTCAACTTGATGATATC CTATCAAAATCAGAAAAGGATGTATCAAAATTTGCAAGAATAGCATTAGTGGATGTTGATTGTGAACAAGTTGAAgtttatttgaaatattttgATATTACTTTCATTCCTTCAactctttttttcttcaatGCTCACCACATGAAGATGGATTCTGG GAGTCCAGATCACACAAAATGGGTAGGGGCATTTCACAGAAAACAAGATTTCATTGATGTTGTAGAG GAAATATTTAGAGGAGCCATGAAAGGCAAGTTGATAGTGAATTGCCCACTTCCTCCTGAGCGTATACCGAAGTTCCAGTTGTTATATAAAGACGTCTAA
- the LOC122581067 gene encoding 3-ketoacyl CoA thiolase 1, peroxisomal-like, with protein MQKAINRQKILLQHLQPTSSCSSIQRNESTLSASNCLAGDSSTCQCTTASGDDVVIVAAYRTAQCKSKRGGFKDTLPDDLLSTVLKAVVEKTNVNPGEVGDIVVGTVLAPGSQRGIECRMAAIYAGFPDTVPIRTVNRQCSSGLQAVADVAAYIKAGFYDIGIGAGVESMSTDQIGPIAKVNPRVDLFAQARDCLLPMGITSENVAQRFGVTRQEQDQAAVESHRRAAIATSSGKFKDEIVPVYTKIVDPKTGEEKPVIISVDDGIRPDTNMANLAKLKPSFKKDGTTTAGTASQISDGAGAVLLMKRSVALKKGLPILGVFRSFEAVGVDPAIMGIGPAVAIPAAVKSAGLELDNIDLFEINEAFASQFVYCSKKLQLDPKKVNVNGGAIAIGHPLGATGARCVATLLHEMKRRGKDSRFGVVSMCIGSGMGAAAVFERGD; from the exons ATGCAGAAAGCCATAAACAGACAGAAAATATTGCTTCAACACCTTCAACCCACATCTTCTTGCTCATCTATTCAACGAAATGAATCCACTTTATCt GCTTCAAACTGTTTAGCAGGGGATAGTTCTACTTGTCAATGCACAACTGCTTCTGGAGATGATGTTGTCATTGTTGC TGCATACCGTACTGCCCAATGCAAATCTAAACGTGGAGGTTTTAAGGATACTCTTCCTGATGATTTACTCTCAACTGTTCTAAAG GCAGTGGTAGAAAAGACAAATGTGAACCCTGGCGAGGTTGGTGATATAGTTGTTGGTACAGTTCTAGCACCAGGTTCACAAAGAGGAATTGAATGCAGAATGGCTGCAATATATGCTGGCTTCCCAG ATACTGTGCCCATCAGAACAGTGAACAGGCAATGCTCATCTGGGCTACAAGCAGTTGCTGATGTAGCTGCCTACATAAAAGCGGGATTTTATGACATAG GTATTGGTGCTGGAGTAGAGTCAATGAGTACTGACCAAATTGGGCCTATTGCAAAAGTCAACCCGAGA GTGGACCTATTTGCACAAGCCAGAGACTGTCTTCTTCCAATGGGGATCACATCTGAAAATGTGGCACAGCGTTTTGGTGTGACTAGGCAAGAACAAGATCAAGCTGCA GTCGAGTCTCATAGGCGTGCTGCTATAGCAACTTCATCTGGGAAGTTCAAAGATGAGATTGTTCCGGTTTATACAAAG ATTGTTGACCCAAAAACTGGAGAGGAAAAACCTGTTATAATATCTGTAGATGACGGTATCAGGCCAGATACGAACATGGCTAATCTAGCAAAACTCAAGCCATCATTTAAAAAGGATGGGACAACAACAGCAG GGACTGCAAGTCAGATTAGTGATGGTGCTGGTGCAGTCCTCCTCATGAAAAGAAGTGTGGCTCTAAAGAAGGGTCTTCCAATCCTTGGTGTATTTAG GAGTTTTGAGGCTGTTGGTGTGGATCCTGCTATCATGGGCATAGGTCCTGCTGTTGCAATTCCAGCTGCAGTTAAGTCAGCAGGTCTAGAGCTTGATAACATTGACCTTTTTGAAATAAACGAG GCCTTTGCATCACAGTTTGTATATTGCAGCAAGAAGCTACAACTTGATCCTAAAAAGGTTAATGTTAATGGAGGAGCTATAGCTATCGGACATCCTTTAGGAGCGACAG GAGCTCGCTGTGTTGCAACTTTACTTCATGAGATGAAGCGTCGTGGGAAAGATAGTCGCTTTGGGGTTGTTTCTATGTGCATAG GTTCTGGTATGGGAGCTGCAGCAGTATTTGAAAGAGGAGATTGA
- the LOC122583093 gene encoding uncharacterized protein LOC122583093, whose translation MLEITASQDMWIWYAYFGAPGSNNDINVLNQSNFIYNKYSTFVKAYPYPTDPNEKRFKKLQEGARKDVERAFGVLKGKWKILRRPLRPLIKHKIGQYVYAACILHNMVIKGDGRAISPVHIMDQPVWDETFYAELLNEDIHYRFRYDLTEHVWAQDLGHLDD comes from the exons ATGCTTGAGATAACCGCTTCTCAAGACATGTGGATTTGGTATGCTTATTTTGGTGCTCCtggttcaaacaacgacattaaCGTGTTGAACCAATCCAACTT CATCTACAACAAGTACTCGACGTTTGTTAAAGCATACCCGTATCCTACTGACCCGAATGAGAAAAGATTCAAGAAGTTACAAGAGGGGGCGAGGAAAGATGTGGAGCGTGCTTTTGGGGTTCTAAAAGGAAAATGGAAGATTCTTAGACGTCCTCTCCGACCCCTGATCAAACACAAGATTGGTCAGTATGTTTACGCGGCGTGTATTTTGCATAACATGGTGATAAAAGGTGATGGTCGAGCTATCTCACCGGTTCACATCATGGACCAACCGGTGTGGGACGAGACCTTTTATGCGGAGTTACTAAACGAAGACATCCATTATCGTTTTCGTTATGACCTCACTGAACACGTGTGGGCTCAAGACTTGGGACATCTCGACGactag
- the LOC122583094 gene encoding uncharacterized protein LOC122583094 → MSSSSESRCVVVRSDSSSKSDGMFLHNALQWMEDTTSSNAVQNRRTVERQREIGHQILLNDWFVDEPKYDDAYFRKKFRMEKSMFLKIVDDIEANFPYFRVGFDARGRGSFKPLQKVASAVRQLTTGNPPDKYDEYLHMAARTGRDSLDQFCDAIIKLYGREYLRRPTQHDVARIFQAHEERHHMPGMLGSIDCTHVGG, encoded by the coding sequence ATGTCTAGTTCATCGGAATCTCGTTGTGTCGTTGTCAGATCGGATTCATCATCCAAATCCGATGGTATGTTCCTGCATAACGCGCTTCAGTGGATGGAAGACACGACATCTTCCAACGCGGTTCAAAACCGCCGAACCGTAGAGCGCCAACGCGAAATTGGTCATCAAATTTTACTTAATGATTGGTTTGTTGATGAGCCAAAATACGATGACGCTTACTTTCGAAAGAAATTTCGAATGGAAAAAAGCATGTTTTTGAAAATCGTCGACGACATCGAGGCGAATTTTCCATATTTTAGAGTCGGGTTTGATGCACGTGGGCGAGGCAGTTTCAAACCGCTCCAAAAAGTCGCATCGGCGGTACGCCAACTCACAACGGGCAATCCGCCCGACAAGTATGATGAGTACTTACACATGGCCGCGAGAACCGGCCGTGATTCTCTTGATCAATTTTGTGACGCCATCATTAAGTTGTATGGTCGTGAGTACTTACGTAGGCCTACCCAACACGATGTTGCTCGTATTTTCCAAGCTCACGAAGAGCGCCATCACATGCCGgggatgcttggtagcatcgatTGTACACATGTCGGTGGTTAA